In Metopolophium dirhodum isolate CAU chromosome 5, ASM1992520v1, whole genome shotgun sequence, the sequence cagttcgaccattaacttttttaaatccAAGTGCAATTCGACTAAAATAAGTGCAATTCGACCATACCCATACCATTGGAATACATTTTACGATACCAATTTTAAGTTCCGGTGGATATGTCTACGTGAAGTATCCACAACCTACCGTACCGAGAGCCTGTTATTCTAATaacgtcatttcagtttttgaaaGAGGGGGGGGGCAACATTTTTGACCGGTccataataaaactgaaaaaaaaacacttgctTACATTACGATtacatttttatctcaatacaaaTAGCCTTCTTAggtaattttatacttatactagTTACATCATGGTTATCTGGGATAACCGTGGTTTTACTATCATGGGcataaataacctatttttttGAAAGGTAACAATGACTAAAtaatcaatacataataatatgtagagagatacctaaatatattacctattagctACTATATGAAGTCACAAAACTAGCCGGAcacatactaaaaaaattggtagGTGGGGGGgttcaaaatatttgtgtattgcAAAAGAGCAatcgttgtttttaaaatgttgttgaattatttattgttataattttgtggaaaaaattgtttatacaatatttatagattatcgTCATAGTTTTTATAGATCTTGTggtaaaaatgataaactaAAGGCAGTGGTTTCAAAAGCACCGGCACAATCTTAATGGTTAATATCAAACAGTAATTTCCAAACGTCCACGATcgctatatcaaaaataataataagaaatgtCTTATCTTATATTTGTTGTCGCAATTCGTATGTTACCTTTTTAGATTTCGTCCGCAACTCACATGGTTTTCGTCACTTTGTCCGCAATTCGGAAACACCGAACTAGCCCATACCCGGTCAGACAGTGGCCCGCTAATGACAAGGGGGGCAAATGCTTACCCTGCTCCCACCATGGACGCCACTGGTcgtaaacacataatatactatgataGTTGAACATTGATTATGGTTACAATTTGATACATGACACATAATCATATTGATAAggtcatttgaaaataattaggtatagtaGTACACGTGTTAAGGTAAACAAAAAACTGGAAAAATTGGTTGgttctataaattacaaatatttctaAACGATATGTCGTATCAAAAACAGAGTGGAAAAAAGTGGTGATCGTGTGACATAAACGTAGCACGTTACTCGATATTTTCCACTTTGAAGACAATTTATGaatcgtaaatattaaataaatatattaataagtataacgattaattgtatatttacctAGTGGgaatattaggtaatttttacattttgttcgtttctatggtgataaaccaagcgttagaaaaaaaatctgttaGAAAAATGAAATATCTGTACCCAGtccaaaaacatatattattaccttaaaATCGAAATCGTTTAGTTCGTTTCCTAACGTTAACATTTAACGTTAACCGGTTCTATAGTACATTTATTGCGTTTGCATGTCACAACATAGAAAATGGGAGTGGGACTTAACGATAAAGTTGGAGGGTATTTAAGGAGATTATAATAggataatttatagtatttcgACAGAATCGATCTCGGAATTTAgtagattaattaatataggtataaccagcataaatcattaaattgtcTTCTAAATTCCAAACTTCCGTCTATTTAGCTTACGGTTTCAATGTTAGTTCAACTTTGTTTAGTACGATAACATGCGCCAGACTCGATTTAAAAGTcgttaaaggtttttttttttttataaggtaaGTACCTAACCAATCTTGATACACAATCCAGAAAATCGATCCACACAAAACGTCGGGCATGGACCAATTgcgcctaaaacaaaatttgtattttagggtCAGTCTACCAATTGTGCCTCTTATATTTTACGGTTAGTACACCAATTGCGCTCTTTATATTTTACGGTCAATATACCAATTGCGCATGTGAAATACAACATCATGATTACCTTAAGCTCAAAATCTTATTACATTATGATTTAaccacctattattttattttagtttaggcCTTAGGGTCAACACGTGACTTATAGGTCATGAGTTAAGTGCTGCCCTTAATTCATGTGCGGTAAGTAGTGCTaaggtaataaaattaacagaaatattataacctattatacagaaaaaccaaaaataagaaacttcacatagtttgttttaagaaattacgggtcgacatttttacagtcggcataaattatatttcagtcaCCAAATACTTGATCTCAACCCCCCGTAAAAATCGTATAACTCCGGTCgagcatttattatataattataactgactaataagttttccttaggtagtgtaaaatgtataagcgCAATTGGTCTATCGACCCTAAACATTttagagcgcaattggtatatgaaaagataattttaagcgCAATTGGTAAACTCCCAAGACGTCAACATATTTGATGattcgtataaataatatgaacctatattataatgatgattttatacacaataatcttattcaaaaaatataatgtagggtagtacctataataacgaGCGTGCACACATATTTCACTGTGTTGGGTTTGTCGGGTAAACTTTTTCGAAAAGTCACTCGTAAGTACGTTAAGATTAGGGTGCGTGGAAAAAAATCttgtaaaaatgtacataaagcAGGGGTCCTATGCTCAATCTCGAGTAAAATACATACTAATATCacgtacagggtgattcttttatcatgaaacactcgttatttcaaaaagtattgatgtttttgaaaaaaattttttacatagtttcaagttgttaaaacaacgttttatataaaaaaaattatattttcaaatattttttatccttataattttttgagtttttacttttttgaatgacaacatagagttttgatttcatattccaaggcagaatatttttcttatttttatacataaaaatcgaatttaaggcgagtagtttatgagttataagtattcaaAGTTTAGAttggcggagtggagtggtacgggATTACCCctcaaaatgtttgtccactactccgcttgtctaaactttaaatacttataactcataaacttatcgtcctaaattcgatttttatgtataaaagtaCTTATACTATGCTTTGGAATGTGAAATCAAAACTCTATGTTgtgattgaaaaaagtaaaaaacttgaaaaaaaatattataaggataaaaatacgatttttttaatagaaacgttgttttttttttaacaacttgaaagtatgtaaaaaaatatttccaaagaCATCAATACCTTTTTTGAAATAACGAGTGTTTCGTGACAAAAGAACCACCTTGTGCAGTACTcacatatatataggtgtgCGTACAAATATATTGTCTTCGGTGGGCTGGCGAGGAAAACGGGTGCGCTACGTGAGAAGAttcggaaaataatttaaaagaaatccGTCGGCGTAATCGCGTCGAACTCGCGAtaaaacgccgccgccgccggtgaAAACTGGGTATAATATACTCTTTGTCGATCGCACCTCAGTGTTTGGTTTGGAATTAAATTCCTGGTGGGACATTCGGCCGGGGGGGACGCGGTAACGGCACATTAcgcaataataaatgtaataaaattattattattatcgttattatttttttcattattacgaCGATAACTTGGTGGAAAAGGGAGGGCGGGACAAGGGAGAAAAAAATCTCAGACATGGTTTTTCTCATCatattatacggtatacctacctatgttatcaTTACGACGCTGgaagtataatatagtcaacACACAAAAACACCTTCTGCATAGCGATGGCGGGGTACGACAATTGTCACATAGACCATAGTTTCTAGTCTAAACGACGATTACGCGAGATAACGCGCGTTATAACTAGAAACCGTAATCCCGCATAGACGCAAACGGTGAAACTTTTTCTATAAAGTTACGCACccgtgtataagtatataagtatactacGATATGTGCTATATGAACCTAGAGGGAGTCATTCCCGTATATCTCGTGACGTTTCGACAAACCTGCGcgttgttaaaaattttaatttaatatggaaAATCGACAAGACGCCGAACGTTCGGTCTAAATATTTGCGGAGATTAAATATTACACGTGGGTGTTATGACATGtccgacgttttttttttgcacgaGTCCGTAATATGTTCGCTGTTTATCAATATCGTCAAAAGCTGTCCGCAAATATTAGTTCCGAGTACACGTGCTTTACggagtatacaaaaaaaaatgattgtttaATCGTTTCGATGTTATAAAAAACGAAACTCGTTTGTAAACACGCACTGCAATCCCGGAACCCCACCTGACTGGGTACGTAATATTTCGTATGTAATATACCTGCGTCGTGCGGATCCGACAAATTTTTTGAGGTGCGAGttgaatattgttgtataaaacGCTTACGAGCCGCGAAATCCGAAATCGTCGAGACCGATCAAAAATACGAAGTGACGCTGGGCCAAAACTTATTATCTCACGACTTATTATAGTGTGTTGTCGATGTACACAGACTTGTCCGGCGTAGGCTTCAGCGAtcgaaaaaatgtgaaaaaatgaTATGTGAACGCGAGACGTCTTTATGATGCGTAATAACAGTTAAAGTATACATTCTGTTATGTGATTCTTCGGTATTTCGAAGACAATGATACATATCGCGCGTTTTATATCCTATCCAaccataaaattttcattttctaacttctagaattctttttttttgaacatatataatacacactattattactttaatgTATACACCatacatatacgatatacctacgaatttaaaaaaaattgtattatgacgTTATAGTGTTGTTACAAAATATGACACTGCAGTAGACAGTGATATGGACAGTGATAAggtttcaattgtttttaagtattattctatagtacataatatacgattaaaTTCAATGTAAGGAATAGACAAATACTCTACTTAAATATTGTTTCCCTGtagtagttttgtttttttttttatggttatattatatgataatttgataattgtTATAGTTACTTTATACCATAGTGGTTACTATAGTATtcttgttataaaaaaataagtcctttattaaacgatttaaattattgagtttaTCTTCGATATCATATTACAACGTAATAACGATAGGTACTTAAGTTGATATTTCATtgatttatctttaatatttcacGACAATcagtaattgataaaaatacatacaatttaaaatattaaaataatatatctgctGTGTATCAATgtacaattttactgaattataACCGACACTGAGAGTTctcttcaaataataataattatattatcaggcATTCTCAAAAATACGTTAACTGAAAAACCACACACattttcagtaaaatatattattttcctacaTGTTTAAATAGGAATCACTATTAGCGCccatataaatatcatattatccaTAATTATTGCGGTGCTTCatatcttataatatgataatatgtggGTATTAAATTGATGTCATAACAATATGGAATACATTTCCATACaacgccaagtttaatataaatgtacacatattatacgcatgtatgatgtctattgtctattataatttattatgacagGTGTACGAAGGTGATTGGATAGACGGGCACATGGACGGCACAGGCACATACGAGTGGAATACTAACCCTCGAGACTGCGATCGGCTGGTGCTCTTGTGCTTGAGTGATAAGTACACTGGCCAATGGTCAAAGTCAAAAAAACACGGTAAGGACAAGCGAAAGAGGACGAGGATGACatgataacacaatatattagtatatatagtcAGTAATTCAACGGATCGAGTGCATTTGAACGGCATACGTTTCGTTAGAAGTGTCAAACATCGGAATGGTATCTAAAGTTTACGAAACTCACGTGTTAGGTATACGGGAAGTTATTTCAATTCGAATAATTGACGTTCAAGTTCAGATATGAGGACCTTTTCATTTTGAAAGAAACCATGTGACATAAACCATGATAGGTAGACGAAGTGGAAATATTCCATAAAGTTCTCTGCGATATCGTCAAATAATAACAAcccatattattgtgattaacctgtacatattatatataatatgtgatttgcACTGACACcggtacattatttataatttacaatcacCCGGTGGTTGAAAGGCTTTCGGAATTCAAAACTAAACttcgaaattatatatttttcggtATTTTCTTTTCTATATGACGAATACTTTAACTTGAACTTGACCTTGAAAGTTCACTTAATGCAAGTGTGCTCAATCTATAAGATttattgcataaaatattttgtttttcgtcgTGCGTTTAACACAGAAACTATTGTTGCGTCAAGACATaatagaacaatattaattattagatgaCGTATAGGTTACATCACATCCAGTGGCGAGACGAACCTAAAATAACCCGAAAGCAACCCTAAATTGACCCACAAACCGTTTATAATAAACACAAGTACTGAAGTGCGTACTATTAGTCGTAGGTAACCTatcagtattaatatttaatataattattacttagtaataatatcgtttttcACTATCACATTGAGCACCCATCAACCTACTCAACCctaaaaccttaaaaaaatcGAGAAGCTTCTCGAAGACCACGTTCGTTTCGCCACTTTCGATGATCACGATGTAGGTGACACGACATTAAACTCACCGCAGGTCTGGGCGTGTTCTATTCGGCGGACACCGGTACGACGGTGACCGGCCGCTGGGTGGACGACTCTTTGGACGGTCCGTGCGAAATCGTCTTGTCCACCGGTCGGCCGCCAAAGGCTTCCGGTCTCGTGTTCCGCAAAAACGTACTTTACGAACCGCGGCCGGACACACCTCCGCCCGCCAACACTGGTCACAGACTTGCTGTGTCGACCCCAGGCCGTAAACGTCGACTTTCGTACAAGCCCGTGGCCGCCGCGGCTGTGGATTGTCCACTTTTGGCGACCTACGGAAGCCGCGTCCAAGAGTCCCGTGATTTCCGCTCGACCGCGTCGGCCCGTCTGGTGCGGGCCGACATCCAGTTGGTGAATTCGGCGGAAGGAGAAACGCCGTGCGATTACGACCTGACCGATCATGTCCTGAGAATAGCGGACAAGTGTAGGGAGGATTTGGACGAGGTGACCGCTACTGCCGGGGGGGACTTGGAAACGGATCTCCGAGACGCAGAATGCGCGCTCAGCATGTACGACGAACGTCTGGCAGGACTTTACCGGGCTTACGGCTCGTTCTTGGCCGACGGTCCGATACCTTACCGACCTCTGATGACTCGTCTCGGACTTTGGCAGATGATTGTCGACAGCCGTATGCACGAGCACGTGTCACTAGCCGACTTTGACGACTTGTTGTGTGAGTATATGATATAAGACTAACGCTATTGTCATAGTTATCACCACTTTACGTCCTCGCTATCAATATATGATCTACATATCAGTGGGGCGGGTCTAAGATTTTTTATGGTGGGTGCTATATGCGTTGATGATAAAGCTCTTAGGGTACTTATCGCGAACAACTTCGggataaatacaaatttaacttaTTCTTTAATAGTAGTCTACATTTAATACGTTTAGTTCTACAACTTACGTGCTAACTTTCATTGGGCAATAATATTTTGCACCCCTATTAAACgtacatatttaaacattttccgccctttaaaatattacaacttttGCCACCCTATGGCACTTGCTCCATTTTCCATCCCCTGGGAGCGGCTCTGACAACTTTTACGTTAtatctgataataataaaaaaaagttccatAACGGTAGTGGGTCTTTAGCTCCAAAGCACACCCCCCCCTGCCACGGTgatctatattataacaatattatgctaatataatatagtatatacctggGCAATGGATACCATCGATCGGTATCGGTCTTCCGACCATTTTATGTATGTAGGTTGTGACTGTCTGCAGTTACTGAAAATATTACAGATAAATTAACGGATGGGGAAGAGCTCGAAAACAGAAATATAGCGCCGCGCCGTTTATTCCTTCCCGTTGCCGTCAGGGTCAGAATGTACAATATTACacgtttttgtttaaaatttcactCGTATTTTCATATTGATACGAAGTGACAAAATGTGTTGGATATACAaaactctatattattatgttaccgCCACAACCCACCTATCTTTACAACGTTTTTATACACTATGATCATTTCTCTCGTTTTTATCGCGCTTTGCGTacgattaattttttaagtacattAAAACGCGGTGTACAATAAAAAACACAATTCAAATCGGTTGTTTGTTCTTTTACGCCATCGATTATCATGCACTTAAGACTAAACAAAAGACTCCGCCGCTCATGATGCAAACCATAAACGTCCCGCCCCGTTAAAAAGAGATCTCCTCATTTTTTAAAGCGACGACGTGATATCTCACTACGATAAATGTAATTCGTGTAAATCTAAATGGGTCCGTTCGAGAAAAAAATACCTCAGCACGCGTACcacgtatatatttaataaaaaaaacaatataccgACAATGGTGTGCCCGATTTAACACACCATGATTAATACCAAAATGTATTATCGCATGGCCGACGTGGGTCAAGATGTTTCAGACCTACTATCAAACACGTCGTATTATGTCAGTGTAAAATAGTgtgatattgttattttatcgcTGCACTAATATTATAAGGCGATCTGGTACGGGGGCGTGCAGTGGCGCTGAACACGTAATTAATATGTGATAAAGTTATTCTCTGCGTTTTTCAATCAatgattattacaataatttatttttcaattgattattaccatataattatgtcctagtataatataatgttatatgtcCGACATGGCGATACGACCGttaaacaacttaaatattGCTAACCATAAACCCTTTTTCAAATTTGCGATTGCGTTTATCGTTTATGACTGTGATAGTAGTGGGGCTTGCGGTGGTGGTTGATTTACACTTTTGAGCCACATCCTAAAAAATAGTTCGATAATACCGTGTACGTGCACCCTTCACCCTTTCGCACATTGCACGCACCCGGATATGCGCATTgtgcatatataggtacgtaaacacACGACTTGTTTTTTAATGAGATATATAAGCTTGATTTCTGTAGCAGACAAATGATAAATTATGCAGTACAGTTACGAAATCTCGTTTATTTTTCGTATGTGTACCGCAGTTTCCTTTATTATTAAACCGTCTATTACGGTCCATATATATAGGCTGTAGCCACGAAAAAATCCAATCACGAACTGGACAGTGCAGCCGGTTCCATATATTTAGCACACAGGTCGCAAAATGTGCGctagtgttttaaattttaacgtgGAAAATAATCATCGCCCAGGCGCACTCGAATTCGAATAACTGGCATGCGATTAATCGTCGAGTTGACTATTTGGGaacgattttcaaaattttacatCATCGTATCGCCTAACCACTCGCCGGTGACACATTTAGACGCAGCAATGGAGAGGTCGACCTACCTACAGCCTTGGTTTGGCGCGAAACGAAAGCGTCACTTGTgcatataatctatatatataaaactgaaatcaagcaaaagaggaaatctttgttacggtttggcttcgaaacttcttatccaattgtcatgcggtttttttaaaatgaaagaggatatcacggagcaggttttaggcataaattaagtccgataatgttagtcaataattagttatctatacatataaaatccaaataccactgactcactgatcgctgcatctcaaaaactactcaacgtacggacttgaaatttggaatagaggttcttctcatattttcaccgtgcaataagaaaagctaatttaaaaagtgttaaatttgttttttttttattcatcggattttagtacggttgcgttaggcttttgtattaattgatcatattaatcctccgaaggtggaattaagtaaaaatgacaaactttgtacaatttttatactttagagttaaatcatacacttacgtacaaagagcacggggtccgcgatctaccgcaggtagattgcctacctgataatatactgctgcgaatcagaatttttattccgggcaacagaaaagttaagataaattttgaacaccatacaccatacaccgaatattaaataacgaattgaacaaagtttgagtcatatagaatcggtacatttaacgggcaacgaagtgccagcgggatcagctagtttaatacattatagtatatgacgtgtattataaattaaatgctcgtacataggtataataatattataatgtagtcgACTtt encodes:
- the LOC132945654 gene encoding radial spoke head 10 homolog B-like, with the translated sequence MTSTGEPKGDPAKSLRFLETFDDRPLPDVIQAETHHELNATFYNSMVDYVIDHKERSSSTSETTEIQEKLETQNMDRVTYVSGNVFEGLASESIPHKTGRLCLDGGAIYEVTCSQPNVNISLQGQFNDGIPEGRGVIRWLDGSWYSGEFLKGLRHGRGLHVSCEDGRRWYSGDWAYGTRNGRGETACCVGQPDGALNYSGDWVDGRPHGSGTASWPDETRYTGGWARGRQHGRGKAVWPSDDVYEGDWIDGHMDGTGTYEWNTNPRDCDRLVLLCLSDKYTGQWSKSKKHGLGVFYSADTGTTVTGRWVDDSLDGPCEIVLSTGRPPKASGLVFRKNVLYEPRPDTPPPANTGHRLAVSTPGRKRRLSYKPVAAAAVDCPLLATYGSRVQESRDFRSTASARLVRADIQLVNSAEGETPCDYDLTDHVLRIADKCREDLDEVTATAGGDLETDLRDAECALSMYDERLAGLYRAYGSFLADGPIPYRPLMTRLGLWQMIVDSRMHEHVSLADFDDLLCEYMI